In Papaver somniferum cultivar HN1 chromosome 9, ASM357369v1, whole genome shotgun sequence, the genomic stretch ttctatccatgaagatgtataatacctcttaaaaaatttattgcaggtgatttctcacgaaaccaagatgaaaccaaaatcggtttcatcgtatttatgatgaaaccaaaatcggtttcatcttatttatgatgaaaccaaacgtatttttgggaggtggtggtggtgggcggtcgtggtgctggttttggtcggcggtggtcgacagtggtggtgctggatggtagggtggatggtattggtggtgcaattacgtagtatcggtagtggtggtggtggtggtggtcggaggtggtggcggtggtggtcgacaatggtggtgctggatggtagggtggctggcagtggtggtgcaattgcgcagtatcggtggcggcggcgggcgGCGGCagcggagcggtggtggtcggtggcggagcggtggtggtcggtggcggcggtggtcaatggtggcggcggcgggcggcggcggtggtggtcggtggtggcggcggacggagcggtggtggtcggtggcggtagTGGTCAGTGGcggcggcggaggtggtggtcggaggtggcggcggtggtcagtgtcggtggtcggtggcggcggtggcggaaggtggcattggcggtggtcggaggtggtggcagtggtggcggtggtcggaagtggtggcggtggttatcgGTGGCGGCGGTACTTATTGGTAGTTGTTTATTTCTCgttgggggtgacaatataataagaattaaagtgtggttgatttttgtttttgttggggtgatataaactagaagggtaatatagacagtttatattaaatggggtttttgtgaacaatttgttttgttggagtttttgtatatggatagtgacacctttggggttattactaaatcttgtctttctcttcagttTTCAGACCCAGAAACGTATATGGACCGTAGACAAGTGCAGGCGGGTATTCTTCCCACATCTTCTGTACATGAAGTTTTGCGTGCTTTGGGGATGGATCAGTGGGAGCCAAAAGATACAGAATATGGAGGCAAAAGACTGGTAAGTGGATATACGTGGATGGAAGGGGGTGAGACAGAACATGTAGTAGAAAACACCAAATCACTGATGAGGGAGGAAGAGGCCAATGTTATAGCTTTAGCTGGCCTCGAAATCTTTCCCAAGATAGAAGAACAAGCCATTCTTGGTACCCTTGAAGTCCATGTACATGGGTTCTACTATGCAACCTCCAGTCCCAATTTCTGTTTTTCTTTCTATTACGCAGATGTAGAGACAACTTTCTATCGATTTGGAGACGAGAAGACGCCGCCTCTCCTGCACTTCCATTTTCATGAAGGCATCGAGGTGGGGACAGAAAAGAGACGGGATATCCAGTTCCGTTTGGGGAAGACCCCTGTGGGACAGAAGAGATCTTATAATGATTCATCTAAGGTTAACGAAGATTTAAAGAACTTTGTCCACAATGTTCTAGGAGAGGCGTACCTGTATTACATATTAAACCATTTGGTGATGCTGAGGTTCGTAAGGCGTATGAAGTTGTCCTTCCAAGGCACCAACCGTCTTTGGGCTGACTCTTTTTACGCTAGTTGGCCTTTTAGATGCACCTTTCACTGTGGTCGACCTATACAAGATACAGGTAGTTCATGTGAGGCATAAACGTGATGAGTTGTCTAAACCTATGGAAATAGATAGATATGACTATTGTTTTTGACTTCGAGCGTGATCCGGTTCAAATCAACTCAATCCCCATTGACAAGCTCAATCTCATAAAAGACAGATGTAACCGTGCAGGCGTGAAGTGTTGTGAGAATGATTATGATATTGGACGGTGTTCCATAGGGAAAAAGATAGCAGATTGTCCTCCGTGGAACTACCACAACTCAGGAAATGCAGAATACTGTGAACCATATGGTGAAACATTCTATACTTCAGTTGGTGAAGAATACTGTGACTACAGATGGGAGGACCAGTAGAGAAGAAGAGGAGAGTAAGGCAGGAGAAGGTTGAGTTTTAGGCAAAGCAGCCACTGGAACCACACAAATGTTGCTTTCGTTAACAATACTGTATATATGTCTGGATAGGGGAGTGTCCTTCCAGATCGTGGATTAACTAGATATGCCTCGCGCGTAGTCATGCATTAATATTCATTAATtattatgttgttttcttttcttaatacAATTTCTTTATTCATGTTTGGCCAACGCATATGCCTGGGATCAACACTGCGCAACCTATAATGTTGCTTCTTTCACCAAAACTCCAATTGCCACAAAGGCAATTGGCATTCTATAGCTCTCAAGTGATCGGTAGAATCGCGCGTGTCCCAACTCCCAATACCTTATAGGCTTTTGCCCAGCGGTTTTGAGCTTGAACCCCTCTGTCTCTCTCACAAATTCACAATCTTTGCTTCCCGGTTCTTCGTTCCTCAGAAAAGTGCTCTTTTTAGATCACACAACTTGTTTGGTTGTTTCTTCAACTTTCTCTCCCAGCTTCTCATTGAGAGGGAGAGAGACCTGGTTAGGTTAAAATTTCTACCATAACCAGGTTTCGGTCATTTCATTCTCTCTAAAAGAAATTTCAGCTATTAATCCTCAAAAATTGCAGCTGCAGATCATATATCTGCTAACATGAACGATCTGCTTACGGTATTTAACCACATcctaattcattttttttttattatagaattttgattttaaatgttaTAGGTTTGATGATACATTGTTCATATTTGGATTGAAATGTTAACAGTATCTGCTCATTTtaaaaaaattggggaaaacatGGAAATCGAAACATTATAATAATATATCTTTCTAGAGAGAGGGGACAATCAACAATTATTTTCCATAACTTTTGATTTCCACTTGCATGAACCCTATATATTCACATTATATATTCTTAGAAATGTTGAGCATCTCTCAGAGAAATAGATTGGTAAATTAATCCATGTGGGTATAATCACAATCATATAAGATAATCAATCTCGATTTAGTTTAGTACTAATGTGTTATTTTCAGCTTCATTTGCCTttgagatttttatttatttattattgtttGGACATCAAAACATAAACAACAACTGCGGAACATAACAATTAAGTAGTTGTGGCCTATGGGTATACTGGAGGCATCAATTTTTGGTCGATCATAGCAATAGATATACTGCGGCATTCTACATACTAATATGAGTTAAATGGTCTCTGATATGACTTCTGAAATTTTCAATCTCAATTATGAGTTAGTATATTGCAGTAGTTTAGATAACTAACAGTGTTCTATACATGTATAAATTGTGCATGATGGTCTACATGTGTGAAAACAAAAAAGTGGGTCGGAGATGTATGTTTCTATGCTGAGACCTTCGAATAGTCAGAATGCTAGCTACTTGCAGAAAAATTTGTTTTCCTCCGTGCAAAGAGAACTTGAGATTCTACATTTTTCAGTTTTGTGTATCATAAACTTGTAGAAGATTCTCTTTttatctctttatgtttttttttccagaacTCCTTCGAGTTTCCTCGAGGAGAAATCCAAAGAAATGCTCTAAGAATTCTGGAGAGTTAGGGTTGGATACTTATTTCACACAGGTAGCTCAACATAATATTTATGAAGTGTCCAACGTCTTTGCAGTATTGACATGCGTGCAGATTCTAATGTCTGTGTTTGATGTAATATGTGATACTATGTTATGTTTTCACGATAGGTTGAAGACATTGAGAAAGAAATCGATAAGCTTAGCAAGATATTAAAAAAGCTCCAGGTAATGCCCTCCTTCCCCTTGATTCTTCTTACTTCTTAGGTgttctcttttccttttttcttttttcctttacaACGATAGCTGTGTTTTCTTTGTCACTATCTAAAAACATGAgttctgttttgttttgttttccgtTCCTATTTCTGGGAAAGGATGGTTTCTACGGTGCTAGTTAAATCTTGCTTAGAACATCAATGAGGTGGAAACTAACAGCTTTACCGGGTTTCTCCCTTAAACATAAAACTCATAGAATCTGCCATGATAACATCTCTGAAATGGCACAAGTGCTCAACAGAGGGTTATGCTCGCCTACATATCTTTTGGTGGTTATATCAGCCATGCAGCTTTCTTTTGCCACTACTTATTTTATTACTTGTATATGAAATCTTTGCGATGTTTGGTCATCAATGAGACCATCCAAAGTGTTACTTCAACCAGTGCATTCAGATGACCAAGTTAACTTTTCGGAGCAAAAAGGAAACTATGCTATTCTAAGATGTCCCTGGAAATGCTGCAGTGGAAAAATCCTTGAATTACCTTGAGAATAAAAAAGTATTTTATTTCCATTAACCTGCTTATAATAAATGCAGGATGAAAATGAAGAGTCAAAGTCTACATCCAAGGCGCCCACCATGAAAGGTGATTCCTGCTGCGTGTTACATACATATAAATGTGTACTGCTGTCATTATGTTGTATGTCGGGAATACAATCCCTCTTTACTTCTTTCCTTACCATCTCAAAGTTCAAAATTTCTGCTTTGTGGGTAGAAAAagtgtttttcttaatctttttcCATGCTCTCGTGGAAACCTTAATGTGTGGTCATGCTTTTCCTCCCAGTGGTCATGACTGATTATATAATTGGCCACAGCAATCAAGCAGCGCATGGCAAAAGATGTAGACGAAGTGTCGAGAATTTCTcttttagctaaagctaaaatcgAACAACTAGACAAAGAAGTAATACTATCTGTCTGCCACACTTTTGTATTTATGACTAAACAATCCCTAGGACTGCCAACCTGGCCTGTTATTCTGTTTTTCTCTCCCCCAGAATTTAGCAAATAGGCAAAAGCCTGGAGCTGGAAAAGGAACAGCTATTGAACGAACCAGATCGGCTAGCACACTGTAAGTTACTTTCAACTTTCCTTTTGTAAATGTATGTGGTAGCTAAAGGTGACTCTTCAGGGGTTTGGGGTGTTAGAGTAAGCTTATGATATGATTTTCTACACTGTGGGGACATCCTTCACAAAGTCAGCCTTTGACGTGACCATGTGTGCACCACAAAGTTTGTGGTGCAACATGCCGGCTCCCAAGTTGAATAGCTTGTAGAGTCTTGTACGTATCTGGTGGTTCCTTAGCATTTAACTGAATCTCTCATTTTTACTGCAGTGCCTTAAAAAAGAAACTGAGAGATAAGATGTCTGAGTTTCAGGTAGTATCTGTCTACCTAACTTTTGTTTAATCATCTGAAGACTTTGAACTTCAGAAATATGATCCAACATCAAGTTTTTCTTCCTTTCTAGTTATAGCGTAAATCATCTATTCTTTGCAGACTCTAAGGCAAACCATTCATCAAGAGTATCGCGATGTGGTTGAAAGAAGAGTTTTTACAGGTTTAATCCCAACATAGTGAAGTTTCTGTCATGCATTATATTTTTCCTCTTTCTAACACTGATTATGTCTGCGGTTTTCAACACTGATGCCACACAATCAGTAACTGGTCAGCGAGTTGATGAAGATGTAAGGTTTCTTCCCGAACTAAAACTTTCCATTTCTAAGATTTCTATGTAATTTTGGTTTCTTATGAATGTGACATTTGTTTTTTCAGATAATTGACCACTTGGTAGAGACTGGAGAGAGTGAGCAAATTTTTCAGAAAGCAATTCAAGAACAAGGCCGTGGCCAGGTTTGTCTATGTTTTCTCCTTCTCATTCTCTTATCAAGTTAGCTTTATAAGTCTTTCTAATTACGAAACTGCATTGTATTTGCAGATTCTCGGGACCTTTGCAGAAATTCAAGAACGTCATGAAACGGTTAAGGAGCTAGAAGGAAAACTACTCGACTTGCAACAGGTTTGGTCTCATTCCCTTCCAAGGAACTGATTTCATCTAGTCAACCTAGAAATCCAAATATATGTTATGGATGACATCTATCCTGAGTTTTTACACCATGTTTTTGTTATAATTTTTGTTCTACATATATTAAAGGAGATTATGGACTAGACATCAGTTTTATCCAATATCTGTTCTTAAGTTTCGCTGACGAATCAGGTTACTTCTCTAGGAGAACTCTAAAACCTACTACACTTTCAAATTCCGTGTCCTGCACCTTGACCTTTTTGCTCTCTATGTTTTGTAGATATTTCTGGACATGGCAGTGATGGTGGAAGCACAAGGTGAAATTTTGGACAATATAGAATCACAGGTATTGAACAGACCCCTCCTTGCAAAAATGTAGTGTAGATTAAGCACCACATAATTTCTATCTGATTTTTCAAGCAACGTTTATGATGCAATAAATAGAGCTGTGCAAGATCATTATCCAGTGCGAGATGCTTGTTAGTTAGGTGGCATCTTTTTTGTGATTCTAATTTTTTGAAAAAGGATAGTTTGGTTAGATAGTCTGCAGAATCGGGTGTCCAAATATAATCTTGCAAACAGCCCAAAGTCTGGAAAAGTTACAATATTTCATTTTTTACCCAGTTTGAGTAGATTTGGGGACTGTTTTGAACCAAACAAGCAAGCAGATAATAAGAAATTGTGAGGAAAATCCATGTTTGTTTTTTGTATATTCCTCTTAACTCTTTATCTTTTTTTAGGTGTCTAATGCAGTTGATCATGTGAATTTGGGAAATAATGCCCTCCTGAAGGCTAAAAAGAAACAGAAGAGCTCAAGAAAATGGACTTGTATAGCTATTCTCATCCTTCTTATAATAATTATCATCGCTCTTGTGTCCGTGTTCAAGCCCTGGACCAGTAAAGATGGTGCATAATGTGGAAATCTTTCGTAATGTTAATATTAATTCTTGatatatataaataaacattTTCAgtagtatcaaaaaaaaaaaaaaaaaaaaaacattttcagTCCTCTTTCAAGAGTTGCAAAGTTTCTCTGTGTTACTGGTTGTCCGTCAAAACAAATATTTCTCTTATTGTAATATCCATTGCCCTAAAGTTTGCCGATACTTATAAATATGACATATTTTAAAATACCCTTACTAATCTATATTACAGTGTCAGCTTGAtgccttgattttttttttgaagcataatatTGTGCTTTCTCTTTTTGTCATTTGTCATAAATATGAATTCACATTCCAATATAATGCAGTCACAAGTACAACACAAATTTTTAGGTTACCTCTTTCAAGAGCAAACATATTGTTCATGTATCACTCATCAATGTCTAATGGCTTAAAATGCTTTCCATCAATTAGATAAGTACCCATTGTAAGCCTAACTGCCCATACATCTTTAGGCTTTCTTGCTACAATTCTGTCAAAGAATAAGAGACCAATTAATATAGCCAAATTCAATAACATATCATGCAAGACTCATTTAGTTACATACCTTCCAACATCACCTGGCTTGACAAACCCAGTATTAACTCTAAGACATGGAATTGAAGTTGCTGTTTTGATTGTTTGCGGAGCATCGACAAAGATAATTGCAGACCCAATCTCAAGTTTTGAATTACTGGA encodes the following:
- the LOC113307835 gene encoding uncharacterized protein LOC113307835 encodes the protein MAFSLYPSTMIQSSKFQSNSTLKFNDLNNKLRKSMFAIKCEASESSSSNSKLEIGSAIIFVDAPQTIKTATSIPCLRVNTGFVKPGDVGRIVARKPKDVWAVRLTMGTYLIDGKHFKPLDIDE